Proteins from a genomic interval of Ramlibacter algicola:
- a CDS encoding protein phosphatase 2C domain-containing protein, which produces MAGSPLTVSLAALSETGQRPCNEDAFGYWQGAGTLVAVLCDGAGGHGGGQTAARAAVTHVLEAFVPRPEVSARALRRLVDGANDTVVARQVAGTPTTDMRTTIVVLLLDLRLGVALWAHAGDSRLYRWREARLLGHTRDQSLERRLLDAGLDPAGAARWQLTSALGSREGFELDVVEAPQVLAPGDALLLCSDGLWSALDETTLARSLVGCTDADTWLGRLQAGVQRAARSDQDNYSALAVWCAAA; this is translated from the coding sequence GTGGCAGGGTCTCCGCTGACCGTCTCGCTGGCCGCGCTGTCCGAGACCGGGCAGCGCCCGTGCAACGAGGATGCGTTCGGCTACTGGCAGGGCGCCGGCACGCTGGTGGCGGTCCTGTGCGACGGGGCGGGCGGGCACGGCGGCGGCCAGACCGCAGCGCGCGCCGCCGTGACGCATGTGCTCGAAGCCTTCGTGCCGCGCCCGGAGGTCAGCGCGCGTGCGTTGCGGCGCCTGGTCGACGGCGCCAACGACACCGTCGTGGCCCGGCAGGTGGCCGGCACGCCGACCACCGACATGCGGACCACCATCGTGGTGCTGCTGCTGGACCTGCGCCTGGGGGTCGCGCTCTGGGCCCATGCCGGCGACTCGCGCCTGTACCGCTGGCGCGAGGCGCGGCTGCTCGGGCACACGCGCGACCAGAGCCTCGAGCGGCGCCTGCTCGACGCCGGCCTCGATCCCGCCGGCGCGGCCCGGTGGCAGCTGACGTCGGCGCTCGGATCGCGCGAGGGCTTCGAGCTGGACGTCGTTGAGGCGCCGCAGGTGCTTGCACCGGGCGATGCGCTGCTGCTGTGCAGCGATGGCTTGTGGTCCGCCCTGGACGAGACGACGTTGGCCCGCAGCCTCGTCGGCTGCACCGATGCCGACACGTGGCTCGGCCGCCTGCAGGCCGGCGTGCAACGGGCCGCGCGCAGCGACCAGGACAACTACTCCGCGCTGGCGGTCTGGTGCGCGGCCGCCTAG
- the tssM gene encoding type VI secretion system membrane subunit TssM: MTAPPRLLVQRAVNIGAAAALLWFATPLLAWRAWHPFDDTRARVALLLAAIVLVFAVRALRALVARRRNARLLDSLEAGDGGADLGERFRQAIAMLRQGVQVQGPRGWWQARRQVQQLPWYLILGAPGAGKTTALLHSGLRFPLAGRLGRDPLAGIGGTRHCDWWFSEDAVFIDTAGRYTTQDSDATADAGEWRRFMALLRRHRPVQPVNGVIVTVSVPDLLQGGPELARQADAVAARLEELRRELDLAFPIYLLVTKADLLAGFVETFGDLDAAQREQLWGVVFDADAAGVPADLAPRLADLSLRLARRRPEALQQERTAQRRLPVYAFAAQFDAMLAPLESFVRQAFAGIATAPAQRLRAIAMTSGTQEGNPIDRVIGELARSHGLALQPLPRPDASGKSFFLADVLRRLVIAEAPLAGQRLQRLRWRRRMALGAASVAGVALIAACAISWQSYRRNMDYVDAVQARVQQMARRAGSLQSASLEQVLPLYALLQRLAANDGIDPDQPAAGFGFGLFQGPRLARSSEQAYREMLDRSLAPLLVERLRRDLREAQDSAARYEALRVALMLTSPQRLVRADLRRWAAQALARSGGAGEQAEWARHVDALLERNGLPEAMQPDDEGVRAARTALAALPLAQRVHERLLQRVVDTEPPQDLPARLGPAGPLLFAPSGAGPMPAHATAIDWRRNLLPALGPTLDELANEADWALADAGAETKRLRTDRAWRDDIAAQVGKRHAQRVIAAWSRQLEGLGLASNGDADGTAREAVDPTAPDSPLRRLFTRLADEFSASAPAGDAAGGEFDRALRLRFGALGDYAAGPGPRAMDRLHALASRQRGSGDAELDAALRSEAAAAPPALRRVHADLGTWLRARGGPKAGFDAALADLAQACMALTRERFPFAPPPARDMPPPDFARLFGPGGLFDEFRRHHLATRADTSARPWKARGADAALPAAFEQAAAIGALFFPGGAPLPALKLRLTPLRMDDELLQFSIDVDGQLLRYENGPVRARDLAWPGPASTQKVLMRILPPGPAGVGAELHEGPFAWVRLLLRGDWEGQRGAPPRLAFTVDTRTLRVEATAAGAPDADIWTLRDLARFRCPQPRW; the protein is encoded by the coding sequence ATGACGGCCCCGCCCCGCCTCCTCGTGCAACGCGCGGTGAACATCGGCGCGGCGGCGGCCTTGCTGTGGTTCGCGACACCGCTGCTCGCCTGGCGTGCCTGGCATCCGTTCGACGATACGCGCGCGCGCGTGGCCTTGCTGCTGGCCGCCATCGTCCTGGTGTTCGCGGTGCGCGCGCTGCGGGCGCTGGTGGCCCGCCGCCGCAATGCGCGCCTGCTCGACAGCCTGGAGGCGGGCGATGGCGGCGCCGACCTGGGCGAGCGGTTCCGCCAGGCGATCGCGATGCTGCGGCAGGGCGTCCAGGTGCAGGGCCCGCGCGGCTGGTGGCAGGCGCGCCGGCAAGTGCAGCAACTGCCCTGGTACCTGATCCTCGGCGCGCCCGGCGCAGGCAAGACGACGGCGCTGCTGCACTCGGGCCTGCGCTTCCCGCTCGCCGGGCGGCTCGGTCGAGACCCGCTGGCGGGCATCGGCGGCACGCGCCATTGCGACTGGTGGTTCAGCGAGGACGCCGTGTTCATCGACACTGCCGGGCGCTACACGACCCAGGACAGCGACGCCACCGCCGATGCCGGGGAGTGGCGACGCTTCATGGCCCTTCTGCGCCGGCACCGCCCGGTGCAGCCCGTCAACGGCGTGATCGTGACGGTCAGCGTGCCCGACCTGCTGCAGGGCGGCCCGGAGCTCGCGCGCCAGGCCGACGCGGTGGCCGCGCGGCTGGAGGAGTTGCGCCGCGAGCTGGACCTGGCGTTCCCGATCTACCTGCTGGTGACCAAGGCCGACCTGCTCGCCGGCTTCGTGGAAACCTTCGGCGACCTGGACGCCGCGCAGCGCGAACAGCTGTGGGGCGTGGTGTTCGACGCCGACGCCGCCGGCGTGCCCGCGGACCTCGCGCCACGGCTGGCCGACCTGTCGCTGCGCCTGGCACGGCGGCGTCCCGAGGCGCTGCAGCAGGAGCGCACGGCGCAGCGCCGGCTGCCGGTCTATGCGTTCGCGGCGCAGTTCGACGCGATGCTGGCACCACTGGAATCGTTCGTGCGACAGGCGTTCGCCGGCATCGCCACCGCGCCGGCACAGCGCCTGCGAGCGATCGCGATGACGAGCGGAACGCAGGAAGGCAACCCGATCGATCGCGTCATCGGCGAGCTCGCGCGCAGCCACGGCCTGGCGCTGCAGCCCCTGCCCCGCCCCGATGCCAGCGGCAAGTCCTTCTTCCTCGCCGACGTGCTGCGCCGGCTGGTCATCGCCGAGGCGCCGCTGGCGGGGCAACGGTTGCAGCGGCTGCGCTGGCGTCGCCGCATGGCCTTGGGCGCCGCGAGTGTCGCGGGCGTTGCGCTCATCGCGGCCTGCGCGATCTCGTGGCAGAGCTACCGGCGCAACATGGACTATGTCGATGCGGTGCAGGCGCGCGTGCAGCAGATGGCCCGGCGCGCCGGCTCGCTGCAGTCGGCGAGCCTGGAGCAGGTGCTGCCGCTCTATGCGCTGCTGCAGCGCCTGGCCGCCAACGACGGCATCGATCCCGACCAGCCCGCGGCCGGCTTCGGCTTCGGGCTGTTCCAGGGGCCGCGGCTGGCGCGCTCCTCGGAGCAGGCCTACCGCGAGATGCTCGATCGCAGCCTGGCGCCGCTGCTGGTGGAGCGGTTGCGGCGCGACCTGCGTGAGGCGCAGGACAGCGCCGCGCGCTACGAGGCCCTGCGCGTCGCGCTGATGCTCACCAGCCCGCAGCGGCTGGTGCGCGCCGACCTGCGCCGGTGGGCCGCGCAGGCCCTGGCCCGGTCCGGCGGCGCGGGCGAGCAGGCCGAATGGGCGCGCCACGTCGACGCGCTGCTCGAGCGCAACGGGCTGCCCGAGGCGATGCAGCCCGACGACGAAGGCGTGCGCGCCGCGCGGACCGCGCTGGCCGCGCTGCCGCTGGCGCAGCGCGTGCACGAGCGCCTGCTGCAGCGGGTGGTGGACACGGAGCCGCCGCAGGACCTGCCCGCACGGCTCGGGCCTGCCGGTCCGCTGCTGTTCGCGCCGTCGGGCGCGGGGCCGATGCCCGCGCACGCGACGGCGATCGACTGGCGTCGCAACCTGCTGCCGGCGCTCGGGCCGACGCTCGACGAGCTCGCGAACGAGGCCGACTGGGCGCTGGCCGACGCCGGCGCCGAGACGAAGCGGCTGCGGACCGACCGCGCCTGGCGCGACGACATCGCCGCCCAGGTCGGCAAGCGGCATGCGCAGCGCGTGATCGCGGCCTGGTCACGCCAGCTCGAAGGCCTCGGGCTGGCCTCGAATGGCGACGCGGACGGGACCGCGCGCGAGGCCGTCGACCCCACGGCGCCCGACTCTCCGCTACGCCGGCTGTTCACGCGCCTCGCCGACGAATTCAGCGCGAGCGCGCCGGCGGGCGACGCGGCGGGCGGCGAATTCGATCGCGCGCTGCGACTGCGTTTCGGCGCACTGGGCGACTACGCGGCAGGGCCCGGACCGCGCGCGATGGACCGCCTGCATGCGCTGGCGAGCAGGCAGCGCGGCAGCGGGGACGCCGAGCTCGATGCAGCGCTGCGCAGCGAGGCGGCCGCGGCGCCGCCCGCGTTGCGCCGCGTGCATGCCGACCTCGGCACGTGGCTGCGCGCGCGCGGCGGGCCCAAGGCGGGCTTCGATGCGGCGCTGGCGGATCTCGCGCAGGCCTGCATGGCGCTGACGCGCGAGCGCTTCCCGTTCGCACCGCCGCCGGCGCGCGACATGCCGCCGCCGGATTTCGCGCGCCTGTTCGGTCCCGGCGGCCTGTTCGACGAGTTCCGGCGTCACCACCTGGCCACGCGCGCGGACACCTCGGCCCGTCCATGGAAGGCGCGCGGCGCCGACGCCGCACTGCCCGCCGCGTTCGAGCAAGCGGCGGCGATCGGCGCGCTGTTCTTCCCGGGCGGCGCGCCGCTGCCGGCGTTGAAGCTGCGCCTGACGCCGCTGCGCATGGACGACGAGCTGCTGCAGTTCAGCATCGACGTCGACGGCCAGTTGCTGCGCTACGAGAACGGCCCGGTGCGCGCGCGGGACCTGGCGTGGCCGGGGCCGGCGTCGACGCAGAAGGTGCTGATGCGCATCCTGCCGCCCGGGCCCGCCGGCGTCGGCGCCGAACTCCATGAAGGCCCGTTCGCCTGGGTGCGGCTGCTGCTACGCGGCGACTGGGAGGGGCAGCGTGGCGCGCCGCCCCGGCTGGCCTTCACCGTCGACACGCGCACGTTGCGCGTCGAAGCCACGGCGGCCGGCGCGCCCGATGCCGACATCTGGACCCTGCGGGACCTGGCGCGCTTCCGGTGCCCGCAGCCGCGATGGTGA
- a CDS encoding FecR domain-containing protein — protein sequence MPHATSSLGSVLLWVAGLLASSLACAQPATVVGILEGSATLIRQTTRYALAEGMALHEQDIVETAPGAFAQLELPGGVLVGLGESTRLMLRPRLAKGKGATPLYLLQGWVKASSTGGFGYASPAFEIATQAGTSVVRLAGAQYEVFLESGGGKLTARDGPPAVLQLAGGDFVQRREGATPAVARRATPEFLARVPRQFRDRLPARGEQLARRNVVAKPLGEIAYNDVAPWLRTEPAMRLQLLPLWRARAADLAFRAGAKADLAQHPEWEPYADPEGYARRLAEEAERRRAREAARQAARAAAAASAAAANAAGKQP from the coding sequence GTGCCGCACGCCACGAGTTCGCTGGGGTCCGTCCTGCTGTGGGTCGCGGGCCTGCTCGCGTCGTCGCTGGCATGCGCGCAACCAGCCACCGTGGTCGGCATCCTCGAAGGCAGCGCCACGCTGATTCGCCAGACCACGCGCTACGCGCTCGCCGAGGGCATGGCACTGCACGAGCAGGACATCGTCGAGACGGCGCCCGGCGCGTTCGCGCAGCTGGAACTGCCCGGCGGCGTCCTTGTGGGCCTCGGCGAATCGACGCGGCTGATGCTGCGGCCGCGGCTCGCGAAGGGAAAGGGCGCGACCCCGCTCTACCTGCTCCAGGGTTGGGTGAAGGCCAGCAGCACTGGCGGGTTCGGCTACGCCAGTCCCGCCTTCGAGATCGCGACGCAGGCGGGCACCAGCGTCGTGCGCCTCGCAGGCGCGCAGTACGAGGTGTTCCTCGAGAGCGGCGGCGGGAAGCTGACAGCGCGCGACGGTCCGCCGGCGGTGCTGCAACTGGCCGGCGGCGACTTCGTGCAGCGCCGCGAGGGCGCCACGCCGGCGGTGGCGCGGCGTGCCACGCCCGAGTTCCTGGCCCGCGTGCCGCGCCAGTTCCGCGATCGCCTGCCCGCTCGCGGCGAGCAGCTGGCGCGGCGGAACGTCGTGGCCAAGCCGCTCGGCGAGATCGCCTACAACGACGTCGCGCCGTGGTTGCGCACCGAACCGGCGATGCGCCTGCAACTGCTGCCGCTGTGGCGCGCGCGGGCCGCCGACCTGGCCTTCCGCGCCGGCGCCAAGGCCGACCTCGCGCAGCACCCGGAATGGGAACCGTACGCGGACCCGGAAGGCTATGCGCGCCGGCTGGCGGAAGAGGCCGAGCGCCGTCGGGCGCGCGAGGCGGCGCGGCAGGCCGCCCGGGCCGCCGCGGCCGCCAGCGCAGCCGCCGCCAACGCGGCGGGCAAGCAACCATGA
- the tagH gene encoding type VI secretion system-associated FHA domain protein TagH yields the protein MIALRVTRRPGASDPDAAALALPPEGLTIGRSDECGLVLADPLRLVSRQHAKVDPDGVGARVRCLSGNTPLWVNDAELEPGNERALQVGDQLRIGRFELLVEPVATPAAAAGRSRLDRWFDLDDAPDLLGGEALDTAVVAAPEAPTSAVVSWQSAGHAVGSTVAAAPAATMDVAPVAAEAAPPAASPTPRVARAAAPTPRKPARRPTELPVDVQDLATAFARGAGLRPDAAALTPEWMEHIGALLRATAEGTLALLQSRAVTKRHMRAEGTHIEPRQNNPLKFSPDATEALTRMLQRDATPGFLEPVAALQDAHRDLLVHQVAMVAGMRAAVFELFSRLGPDAAESAEGPARGADRVRLLREAALWRRHCLQHAELLEHLDDDFEAIFGREFLRAYQAQSSAGGETPVAPPEAPWQGLR from the coding sequence GTGATCGCACTGCGCGTCACCCGCCGCCCCGGCGCCAGCGACCCCGATGCGGCCGCGCTCGCGCTGCCGCCCGAGGGCCTCACCATCGGGCGTTCCGACGAGTGCGGCCTGGTGCTGGCCGACCCGCTGCGGCTGGTGTCGCGCCAGCACGCGAAAGTGGACCCGGACGGCGTCGGCGCGCGCGTCCGCTGCCTGAGCGGCAACACGCCGCTGTGGGTGAACGACGCCGAGCTCGAGCCGGGCAACGAACGGGCCTTGCAGGTGGGCGACCAGCTGCGCATCGGCCGCTTCGAACTCCTGGTGGAGCCCGTGGCGACGCCAGCGGCAGCGGCGGGGCGCTCGCGCCTGGACCGTTGGTTCGACCTGGACGATGCCCCCGACCTGCTCGGCGGCGAAGCGCTGGACACCGCCGTCGTCGCGGCACCGGAGGCGCCCACCAGCGCCGTCGTGTCGTGGCAGTCCGCCGGGCACGCCGTCGGCAGCACCGTCGCCGCCGCGCCCGCTGCGACGATGGACGTGGCACCTGTCGCTGCCGAAGCCGCACCGCCTGCCGCATCACCTACTCCGCGCGTCGCGCGCGCTGCAGCGCCGACACCTCGCAAACCCGCCCGCCGCCCCACCGAACTGCCCGTCGACGTGCAGGACCTCGCCACCGCCTTCGCCCGCGGCGCCGGGCTGCGCCCCGACGCCGCGGCTCTCACGCCGGAATGGATGGAGCACATCGGCGCGCTGTTGCGCGCGACAGCGGAGGGAACGCTCGCGCTGCTGCAAAGCCGGGCCGTCACCAAGCGCCACATGCGGGCCGAGGGGACGCACATCGAGCCGCGCCAGAACAACCCGCTGAAGTTCTCGCCCGACGCCACCGAGGCGCTCACCCGCATGTTGCAGCGCGACGCCACCCCGGGCTTCCTCGAGCCGGTGGCGGCGCTCCAGGACGCGCACCGCGACCTGCTGGTCCACCAGGTGGCGATGGTGGCCGGCATGCGCGCGGCGGTGTTCGAGCTGTTCTCGCGGCTGGGCCCGGACGCCGCCGAGAGCGCCGAGGGGCCCGCGCGCGGAGCCGACCGCGTGCGGCTGCTGCGCGAAGCCGCGCTCTGGCGGCGCCACTGCCTGCAGCACGCCGAGTTGCTGGAGCACCTGGACGACGACTTCGAGGCCATCTTCGGGCGCGAATTCCTGCGCGCGTACCAGGCCCAATCATCGGCCGGGGGTGAGACCCCGGTCGCACCCCCGGAGGCCCCGTGGCAGGGTCTCCGCTGA
- a CDS encoding DotU/TssL family secretion system protein gives MGQVTGPVAAPDASPDGPDRVDEAGPGRALRTLALPLVAAIARLREATPADPAALRRSLAAAVARFEADARVAGVDEPTIAAASYVLCAWGDEQFAAAPWGAQGAGLLQRFHGEAGGDKLLRLLGKLAERPREHRALLELAHACLSLGLRAGTGVDPRAHDALRSRVYLALQPVAPVPPLAAPWQCAPAAASPPRAPGTALPALLLLGVLALGVYTASQVLLATRVDDVSASLQRLVPAAPAHAAATGAPSAPAAARLAPQLRDDVAAGRLSVRDEALRSVVVVPADALRDAAEPLHRVAAALARVRGKVLVVGYTDGGDAPTARTPSGWHQAMDWARQAADTLRPQLGDARLAVEARVDPTGAPPPRRIEIILFPE, from the coding sequence GTGGGCCAAGTGACGGGGCCGGTCGCCGCGCCGGATGCGTCGCCGGACGGCCCGGACCGCGTCGACGAAGCGGGCCCCGGGCGCGCGCTGCGGACGCTCGCACTGCCGCTGGTCGCGGCGATCGCCCGCCTGCGCGAGGCGACTCCGGCCGACCCCGCGGCACTGCGCCGCTCGCTGGCCGCCGCCGTCGCGCGCTTCGAGGCCGACGCCCGCGTGGCCGGCGTCGACGAGCCGACCATCGCGGCGGCGAGCTACGTGCTGTGCGCCTGGGGCGACGAGCAGTTCGCTGCCGCCCCGTGGGGCGCGCAAGGCGCGGGACTGCTGCAGCGGTTCCACGGCGAAGCCGGCGGCGACAAGCTGCTGCGCCTGCTCGGCAAGCTGGCCGAGCGGCCGCGCGAGCACCGCGCCCTGCTCGAGCTGGCCCACGCCTGCCTCAGCCTCGGGCTGCGCGCCGGCACCGGCGTGGACCCGCGCGCCCACGACGCGCTGCGTTCGCGCGTCTACCTCGCGCTGCAGCCGGTGGCGCCCGTCCCACCACTGGCGGCGCCGTGGCAGTGCGCGCCGGCGGCCGCCAGCCCGCCGCGCGCGCCAGGCACCGCATTGCCAGCCCTCCTGCTGCTCGGCGTGCTCGCCCTCGGCGTCTACACCGCTAGCCAGGTGCTGCTGGCGACCCGCGTCGACGACGTGTCGGCCTCGTTGCAGCGCCTCGTTCCGGCAGCTCCCGCCCACGCCGCGGCCACGGGTGCGCCATCGGCACCAGCCGCAGCACGGCTGGCTCCGCAGCTGCGCGACGACGTCGCGGCGGGCCGGCTGTCCGTGCGCGACGAGGCGCTGCGCAGCGTGGTGGTCGTGCCTGCCGACGCGTTGCGCGATGCGGCCGAGCCGCTGCATCGGGTCGCGGCGGCGCTGGCACGCGTGCGGGGCAAGGTCCTGGTGGTCGGCTACACCGACGGCGGTGACGCGCCCACCGCGCGCACGCCGTCCGGCTGGCACCAGGCCATGGACTGGGCGCGCCAGGCGGCAGACACGCTGCGGCCGCAACTCGGCGACGCGCGGCTGGCGGTCGAGGCCCGCGTCGATCCAACGGGCGCGCCGCCGCCGCGGCGCATCGAGATCATCCTGTTCCCGGAATGA
- a CDS encoding c-type heme family protein has translation MRLLLKFNLIFLVVFVAGLLGAAKVSHDLLQRNAKQEVLDHARLTMEKASAIRSYTNDQIRPLLETQMKYTFLPQTVPAYSATEVLATLSKTFPDYTYKEATLNPTNPRDRAVDWEADIVNRFRTQADQKEFVGERESGTGRALYIARPLRITNGACLTCHSTVEAAPRTLIDKYGSAGGFGWQMNEVIGAQVVSVPMSVPLARADEAFKVFMASLVGIFVAVAAALNVMLYLLVVRPVTKLSTLANRVSLGELDAPPFPASSRDEIGTLSRSLTRMRNSLDQAMKMLEPEAA, from the coding sequence GTGCGCCTCTTGCTCAAGTTCAACCTGATCTTCCTGGTCGTCTTCGTCGCGGGCCTGCTGGGCGCCGCCAAGGTGTCGCATGACCTGCTGCAGAGGAACGCCAAGCAGGAAGTGCTGGACCACGCCCGCCTGACGATGGAGAAGGCGTCGGCGATCCGCAGCTACACCAACGACCAGATCCGGCCGTTGCTGGAGACGCAGATGAAGTACACGTTCCTGCCGCAGACGGTGCCCGCCTACTCGGCCACCGAGGTGCTGGCCACGCTGTCGAAGACCTTTCCCGACTACACCTACAAGGAAGCGACCCTGAACCCGACCAACCCGCGCGACCGCGCGGTGGACTGGGAGGCCGACATCGTCAACCGGTTCCGCACCCAGGCCGACCAGAAGGAGTTCGTCGGCGAGCGCGAGTCCGGCACCGGCCGCGCGCTGTACATCGCGCGCCCCCTGCGCATCACCAATGGCGCCTGCCTCACGTGCCACAGCACCGTGGAAGCGGCGCCGCGCACGCTGATCGACAAGTACGGGTCGGCCGGCGGCTTCGGCTGGCAGATGAACGAGGTGATCGGCGCGCAGGTCGTCTCGGTGCCGATGTCGGTGCCGCTGGCGCGCGCCGACGAGGCCTTCAAGGTGTTCATGGCGTCGCTGGTCGGGATCTTCGTGGCCGTCGCCGCGGCGCTGAACGTGATGCTGTACCTGCTGGTGGTCCGCCCGGTGACCAAGCTGTCCACGCTGGCCAACCGCGTCAGCCTGGGCGAGCTCGATGCGCCGCCGTTCCCCGCCTCCAGCCGCGACGAGATCGGCACGCTCTCGCGTTCGCTCACGCGCATGCGCAACAGCCTCGACCAGGCCATGAAGATGCTGGAGCCCGAGGCTGCATGA
- the tagF gene encoding type VI secretion system-associated protein TagF, with product MPAAAMVKAARRVGWYGKLPTRGDFLGRGLPPRWRGEWDGWLQRGLALAASLPDGGDWRERLAGFAPWRYLALPSPDEAWCGIVLASRDRVGRAFPLTLAERLPVPASPAHGAARLASLRNAVEQGPEALEAAIAALPPFPATDFAPDAWPAPPCSLWWPLSAPPDAAPVASAWPPEAALLLQLLALQESPP from the coding sequence GTGCCCGCAGCCGCGATGGTGAAGGCAGCGCGCCGCGTGGGCTGGTACGGGAAGCTGCCCACGCGCGGCGACTTCCTGGGCCGCGGCTTGCCGCCACGCTGGCGCGGCGAGTGGGACGGCTGGCTGCAGCGCGGCCTGGCGCTCGCGGCGTCGCTGCCGGACGGCGGCGACTGGCGCGAACGCCTGGCCGGCTTCGCGCCGTGGCGCTACCTCGCGCTGCCTTCGCCCGACGAGGCCTGGTGCGGCATCGTCCTGGCGTCGCGTGATCGCGTCGGGCGCGCCTTTCCGCTGACGCTGGCCGAACGCTTGCCGGTGCCGGCGTCGCCGGCCCACGGCGCTGCACGCCTGGCATCGCTGCGCAACGCGGTGGAGCAAGGGCCGGAGGCGCTCGAGGCCGCAATCGCCGCCCTGCCGCCCTTCCCTGCGACGGACTTCGCACCGGACGCCTGGCCCGCACCGCCGTGCAGCCTCTGGTGGCCGCTGTCGGCGCCGCCGGATGCGGCACCGGTTGCGTCGGCGTGGCCACCGGAGGCGGCGCTGCTGCTGCAGCTGCTTGCCCTGCAGGAATCCCCGCCCTAG
- a CDS encoding serine/threonine-protein kinase, with translation MPAPIPSRIGSYLVRGVVGSGAMGIVYLAHDPAIDRPVVVKTIHRRLLEGGDDEAGVTARFRIEAQAAGRLTHRNIVPVYQFGEDDDCAYIVMEYVAGRNLRDYIQAPRKLQLPHVLCLMLQLLDGLHYAHEHGVVHRDIKPANLLVATDGRLKITDFGIARTESSTLTRGNFVVGSPGYIAPEQYTDRSVDRRADVFSSGVLLYQMLSGTTPFAGTDEAIMYKIVYEPHKPLGEAVDDASLLPFDAVLDRALAKDPAQRFPTAWAMRSALLELAGADVPDVLPADVVLAPKVEGLQAPPSPAPSRDAVGSAGSLSQPASTQPPVPRSQPGTGQSIPVPTGWDSEVLAEVERELAQHVGPVARVLVRRAARGATSVAAVRHAVASAIPESAARERFLAKAGPARTGTVPAAGSRFQPTAPGLDVPSGRPMRDGDVDKAAATLLPSLGPIARVVARRCAAQAQTREQFVARVVEQLAPTVDARRVQDDLWRVLG, from the coding sequence ATGCCCGCACCCATCCCATCGCGCATCGGCTCGTACCTGGTCCGGGGCGTGGTCGGCTCGGGCGCGATGGGCATCGTCTACCTGGCGCACGACCCGGCCATCGACCGGCCCGTCGTGGTCAAGACCATCCACCGCCGCCTGCTGGAGGGCGGCGACGACGAAGCGGGCGTGACGGCCCGTTTCCGGATCGAGGCGCAGGCCGCGGGGCGGCTCACGCACCGCAACATCGTGCCCGTCTACCAGTTCGGCGAGGACGACGACTGCGCCTACATCGTCATGGAGTACGTCGCCGGCCGGAACCTGCGCGACTACATCCAGGCGCCCCGGAAGCTCCAGTTGCCGCACGTGCTGTGCCTGATGCTGCAGCTGCTGGACGGCCTGCACTACGCGCACGAGCACGGTGTCGTGCACCGCGACATCAAGCCCGCGAACCTGCTCGTGGCCACGGACGGGCGCCTGAAGATCACCGACTTCGGCATCGCGCGCACCGAATCGTCGACGCTCACCCGCGGCAACTTCGTGGTCGGCTCGCCGGGGTACATCGCCCCCGAGCAGTACACCGACCGCAGCGTCGACCGGCGCGCGGACGTCTTCTCCTCGGGCGTGCTGCTGTACCAGATGCTGAGCGGCACGACGCCCTTCGCGGGCACCGACGAAGCCATCATGTACAAGATCGTCTACGAGCCGCACAAGCCGCTGGGCGAAGCGGTCGACGACGCCAGCCTGCTGCCGTTCGATGCCGTGCTCGACCGCGCACTGGCCAAGGACCCGGCGCAGCGCTTTCCCACGGCGTGGGCCATGCGGTCGGCACTGCTCGAGCTCGCGGGCGCCGACGTGCCGGACGTGCTGCCCGCGGACGTCGTGCTCGCGCCGAAGGTCGAGGGGCTGCAGGCGCCTCCTTCTCCGGCGCCGTCCCGTGACGCGGTTGGCAGCGCAGGTTCGCTGTCGCAGCCCGCGTCCACGCAGCCGCCCGTGCCGCGCTCGCAGCCGGGCACCGGCCAGTCGATCCCGGTGCCGACGGGATGGGACAGCGAGGTCCTCGCCGAGGTCGAACGCGAACTGGCGCAGCACGTCGGTCCGGTGGCCCGCGTGCTGGTGCGCCGCGCCGCGCGTGGGGCAACTTCGGTCGCCGCGGTGCGTCATGCCGTCGCCAGCGCCATTCCCGAATCCGCCGCCCGCGAGCGGTTCCTGGCCAAGGCCGGCCCCGCGCGCACCGGGACGGTCCCGGCCGCAGGCAGCCGCTTCCAGCCGACGGCACCGGGGCTCGACGTGCCCAGCGGGCGCCCGATGCGCGATGGCGACGTCGACAAGGCCGCCGCGACGCTGCTGCCATCGCTGGGACCGATCGCCCGCGTGGTCGCCAGGCGGTGCGCCGCCCAGGCGCAGACGCGCGAGCAGTTCGTCGCCCGCGTGGTGGAACAACTCGCGCCCACGGTCGACGCCCGCCGCGTGCAGGACGACCTCTGGCGCGTCCTCGGCTAG